Genomic segment of Paenibacillaceae bacterium GAS479:
CAAGAAATTAGAAGCACTCGAACGCAAAGAAGAATTGGTAGCCAACAAGGAGAAACGAATCGAGGAAACGCAGGAGCAAATTGATTCGATCTACAGGCAGCAGCAGAGCGAGCTTGAACGAATCTCCGGGCTTACTACAGAGGACGCGAAGACCATTATCTTCACGAATGTGGAGCAGGAGGTTCGCCACGAAACAGCTCAGATGATCAAGGAGCTGGAGCAGCGAGCCAAGGAAGAAGCGGACAAAAAAGCCCGCGATATCATTTCCCTTGCGATCCAGCGCTGTGCAGCTGACCACGTAGCTGAGACGACTGTATCCGTCGTCACGCTGCCGAACGAAGAGATGAAGGGACGGATTATCGGTCGCGAAGGCCGCAATATCCGCGCTCTGGAAACTCTCACCGGCATCGACTTGATCATCGATGATACCCCGGAAGCGGTCATCTTGTCCGGATTCGATCCGATTCGCCGCGAGATCGCCCGTACGGCACTGGAGAAGCTGGTCGCCGACGGTCGTATCCATCCAGCTCGAATCGAAGAGATGGTCGAGAAATCCCGCCGCGAGGTGGACGAGAGAATACGCGAGTATGGCGAGCAAGCCACCTTCGAGGTGGGTGTGCACGCAATTCATCCGGATCTCATCAAAATTTTGGGTCGCCTGAAGTATCGGACAAGCTATGGCCAGAACGTGCTAAAGCACTCGATGGAGGTTGCTTATCTGACCGGACTGATGGCGGCAGAGCTCGGCGAGGATATTACGCTTGCCAAGCGTGCTGGTCTGCTGCATGATATCGGCAAGGCGCTTGACCATGAGGTTGAGGGTTCCCATGTCGAGATCGGCGTTGAACTGGCCCGCAAGTACAAAGAGCATCCTGTTGTCATCAACAGCATCGCCTCCCATCATGGCGATTGCGAGGCGACTTCGGTTATCGCTATGCTCGTCGGCGCAGCAGACGCTTTGTCAGCGGCTCGGCCTGGCGCTCGCAGAGAGACGCTTGAGACCTATATCAAGCGTCTGGAGAAGCTCGAGGCGATTTCGGAATCGTTCGAAGGCGTAGAGAAATCCTATGCTATCCAAGCTGGACGCGAAGTTCGCGTCATGGTTCAGCCGGAGAAAGTCGATGACACAGAAGCATTCCGTCTTGCTCGAGACATCACGAAGAAGATCGAAGGAGAGCTCGACTATCCGGGACATATCAAGGTCACGGTTATTCGGGAGACTCGCGCGATCGAATACGCCAAGTAACAAGCAAGCAAGGCAGATCCCGCTCCTGCAGGAGCGGGATTTTGTCATTCAGGAGGACGTTTACTCATGAAAGTTATGTTTATCGGAGACATTGTTGGCAATGTCGGCCGCTTGGCTCTGCGCAAGGCACTACCTGCACTGAGGGGCAAATACAATCCTGACGTTATTATCGTTAACGGCGAAAATGCCGCAGCCGGCCGTGGTATTACGGCAGCTATCGCCAAGGAGTTTTTTGATTGGGGCGTAAACGGCATTACGATGGGAAACCACACCTGGGACAATAAAGATATATTTGAATGGATCGATGATGAGCCACGATTGGTTCGTCCGGCCAACTTTTCCAGCGAAGCTCCTGGAATCGGCTCAAGCGTAATCAAGGTTGGCAGCAAAAAGCTGGGTATTCTCAACCTTCAAGGAAGAACATTTCTTCCGCCCAATGATTGTCCATTCCGTACGGCCGATGCGCATCTGGAACGGCTGAATAACGAGACAAACTGTGTGCTGGTCGATTTTCACGCGGAAGCAACCTCGGAGAAAATCGCGATGGGCTGGTACCTAGACGGGCGGGCCTCCATCGTTGTTGGTACACATACACATGTTCAGACGAATGATGACCGGATTTTGCCGGAGGGAACTGCATTTTTGACGGATGTAGGGATGACGGGACCGATGAATGGTATTCTCGGCATGGAACAGGATGCGGTACTGCACAAGTTTTTGACCGGGCTGCCCGCCAGATTTGTCGTAGCGGAAGGGGATTGGCATCTGCACGGTGTCATGGCCACGCTGGATGAAGCTTCCGGTCGGGCGCTGCGTCTAGAAAAGATCAGGCTGACCGAGACTTCGCTAGCTATGTTTTAACATGAGCTGATAGAGCCGAAGGTTAGGACGAAAGCTCAGCTCAACTGTCCCAATAGAACATGAAATCCGGCTCCACTGAACCTGACGAATGCTGAGAGCGTAATTGCCAGCAAGTAAAGAAGGAATTTTTTGTCCACTCTCGAATAGGTTATGAATATAGTGTCATGCCACCTATTCCTGAGGAGGTACTTTACATGGAAGTTTTAAAAGTTTCCGCAAAGTCCAATCCAAATTCCGTAGCAGGGGCACTAGCCGGGGTTCTCAGGGAACGTGGGGCGGCCGAGCTGCAAGCTATCGGGGCAGGCGCATTGAATCAAGCCATCAAGGCCGTAGCCATTGCAAGAGGATTTGTGGCGCCTAGCGGCGTGGACCTTATTTGCATACCGGCGTTCACAGACATTGTCATTGACGGTGAGAACAGAACGGCCATCAAGCTCATCGTAGAACCGCGATAAAATTTAATATTGAGCATGCAACGACCTGTTTACCGCGTAAGCAGGTTTTTTTGCGTTTTCATGATCATGGCTGGCATATCGTAAAGTGAGGGCTCTTGGGAAGACCCGTTTCAGGAGTAATCGCCATATACAGGAGGCTGAATAGGATGACGAACGCATCCACCCGTTCAGGCAAAATAGCTGATTTTCATTGCGATGTGCTTAGCAAGCTGCTCTACTCTCCGGAGCTCAATCCGCTCGACTCAAACGCAAATCCTTCCGACAACAGTCTCGATGTTACGCTGGATCGCCAGGTGGCTGGAAACTATATGCTGCAGGCATATGCTGTCTACCTTACAGAGTCCAAGCCAAAGACAATATATCCGTTGCTCCGTAGCATCGACCTGTTCCGGGAAAAAATCCTAAGCTGTCCGGAATATGAGATGGTTCGAAGCAAAAGTGACTTGGAGCGTGCGTTGTCACAAGGAAAAATTGCAGCGCTGCTGACGTTGGAAGGTGCAGATGGTCTTGAGGGCGACTGGGCGCTGTTACGCATTGTATATGGGCTTGGCGTTCGTATTCTCGGGCTGACTTGGAATTACGCCAATTGGGCGGCAGACGGCGTGCTGGAGCCGAGACAGGGCGGGCTGACAGCCAAAGGCAGGGAGCTGGTTCGGATCAGCAAGGAGCTAGGGCTGCTGCTTGATGTTTCTCATCTGACGGATACGGCATTTTGGGAGCTGGTCGAGCTTACCGAGCGGCCGCTAATCGCTTCTCATTCCAATGCGAGGGCTATATGCCCGCATCATCGCAATCTAACGGACGATCAGATACGCGCCTTGATTGCGCTGGATGGCCGGATCGGCTTGACCTATGTGCCTTATTTTGTAACGGATCGCAAAGAGGCCTATGTGGAGGATCTGCTGCCCCATATTGAACATATCTGCACTCTCGGAGGGGAGAACCATCTGATGCTTGGATCGGACTTCGATGGCATTGAGCTTCATGTGAACGGTTTACGCCATGCGGGAGAAGTCGGGAATCTGAGGGAAATGATCGTGAGCGCTTACGGAACGAGCTTTGCAGAGAAGCTGCTGAACGAGAATGCGCTGAGATTTTTAACCAAAAACCTCCCTGAATAAAGGGTTTTTACGGACAGCTGAGCCGCTGTCTAGCGCTTATCAGATTCTGTTATAGCTTTCATTCGATTCCCGTATGCGCGAATATCCGAGAATTCCTTGCATTTTTCTTAGTGCAGGCATAAAATTTATGGAGATTGTGAATGAGTTCTCATAGCAGATGAGGAGTTGGATTTATCGTGATTAGTCAGTTGTCTTGGAAAATCGGAGGCCAGCAGGGAGAAGGCGTAGAAAGTACAGACCGCATCTTCTCCACGGCCCTTAACCGTCTCGGATATTATCTTTACGGATATCGCCATTTTTCTTCGAGGATTAAAGGCGGCCATACTAATAATAAGATTCGTATCAGCACACAGCCGATCCGGGCTATCTCGGACGATCTGGATATTCTGGTTGCATTTGATCAGGAGAGTATTGACTTGAATGCGCCTGAGCTCCGTCCAGGAGGGGTAGTTGTTGCGGATGCCAAGTTCAAACCTGTTCTGCCTGAAGGAAGCGACGCTCGTTTGTTCGCGGTTCCGATTACGGCTATCGCCGAGGAACTGGGCACTTCTCTAATGAAAAATATGGTTGCCTCTGGCGCTTCCTGGGCATTGCTCGGTTTGCCGATCGAAGTGTTCAACCAGGCCGTAGAGGAGGAATTCGGTCGCAAAGGTCCGGCGATCGTTGAGAAAAACGTCGAGGCCGTCAAGCGCGGAGCTGAATTCGTGCTTGAGCAAGCAGGCGGACCACTGGAAGAGTTCGCGCTTGAGCCTGCTGATGGCAAACAGAAGATGTTCATGATCGGCAATGAAGCGATCGGCCTCGGTACGGTTGCTGCAGGCTGCCGACTGATGAGCGCTTATCCAATTACGCCAGCATCGGAGATCATGGAGTATCTGATCAAGAAGCTTCCGAAGCTCGGCGGCACCGTTGTACAAACTGAAGATGAGATCGCTGCCGTAACGATGGCAATCGGCGCCAACTATGCTGGCGTTCGTACGATGACCGCTTCGGCTGGCCCTGGTTTGTCCCTGATGATGGAAGCAATCGGACTTGCAGGAATGACCGAGCAGCCGCTCGTCATCGTTGATACGCAGCGTGGAGGCCCATCAACCGGTCTGCCGACCAAACAGGAGCAATCCGATCTTAATGCGATGGTCTACGGTACGCATGGCGAGATTCCAAAGGTTGTCATCGCTCCTGCCAGCATTGAGGATTGCTTCTATGACACGATCGAGGCATTCAACATTGCCGAGGAATATCAGGTGCCGGTCATCATTATGACGGACTTGCAGCTGTCACTCGGCAAGCAAAGCTGCGAGAAGCTGGACTATGACCGCATCGAGATTCGTCGTGGCAAGCTGCAGCGGGAGCTGCCTGAGCTTGAGCCGAATGTCCTTTTTAAGCGTTATGAGCTGACAGAGGACGGCGTATCTCCACGTTCGATTCCAGGCGACAAAGGCGGCCTCCATCATGTGACTGGCGTCGAGCATGACGAAACCGGCCGCCCGTCGGAGAATGCTTTGAACCGCAAACAGATGATGGACAAAAGGCTTGGCAAGCTCAATAGCCTGCTCATTCCGGAAGCGATTCGTGTTGATGTGCCGAATGAAAAGCCCGAAGTGCTGATCATCGGTATGGGCTCCACTGGAGGCACGATCGACGAGGCGCGTGTGCGTCTGGAGCAAGACGGTATGACGACAGGGCATATTCAGGTACGTCAGATCCATCCGTTCCCGACCGAGTCGCTGAAGCCTTATTTGAATGCTGCTGAGACGGTCATCGTACTCGAAAATAATGCGACGGCCCAGCTGGCCTCGCAAATCAAACTGCATTGCGGCTACGCGGATAAGATCCGCAGTCTGCTCAAATATGACGGCAACCCGTTCCTGCCGTCCGAAGTTTACGAAGCGTCGAAGGAGATGAGCAAAGTTGGCCACATTTAAAGAATTCCGCAATAACGTCAAACCGAACTGGTGCCCGGGCTGCGGAGATTTCTCCATCCAGGCTGCCATCCAACGCGCTGCGGCAAACGTCGGCTTGGAGCCGGAGCAGCTCGCAGTCATATCCGGCATCGGCTGCTCGGGCCGTATTTCGGGTTATATCAACGCATATGGATTGCATGGTATCCACGGCCGCGCTCTTCCGATTGCTCAAGGCGTCAAGCTGGCTAACCGCGAGCTGACTGTCATCGCGTCCGGCGGCGACGGAGACGGCTTCGCTATCGGCATGGGCCATACCGTGCATGCGATCCGCCGCAATGTCAATGTCACTTACATTGTCATGGACAACCAGATTTATGGCTTAACGAAGGGCCAGACATCGCCTCGCAGCGCCGAGGGCTTCAAGACGAAGTCGACACCGGAAGGTTCGATCGAGTCCGTGCTCTCACCGCTTGAGATCGCGCTGTCGGCTGGTGCAACATTCATCGCACAGTCGTTCTCCAGCGACCTGAAACAGCTGACTGCGCTGATTGAAGCCGGAATCAAGCATGAGGGCTTCTCGCTCATCAACGTGTTCAGCCCTTGCGTTACCTTCAACAAGGTCAATACCTATGACTGGTTCAAGGAAAATATCGTCAACCTGGATGGAGAAGCTGGAGAAGGCTATGATCCGTCTAACCGCCTCGCTGCCATGACGAAGGTCATGGAAACGAATGGCCTCGTGACCGGCCTGATTTATCAGGACACGAAGCGTCGCTCCTATGAGAATCTGATCAGCGGCTTCCAGGAGCAGGGGCTGGCGAACCAGGATATCAAGCTTTCCCGCGAGGAGTTTGAGAAGCTGGCAGCGGATTTTGTTTAATCCGTTAAATGGGCATTAAAGTAAGCGCTAGGGGCGCAATAGGGTTAATACATCAGTTATAGTTTAGCGGGTAGATACGACAGAAAATAGTGTATTTACGGCGTTAAACTGTAGAACTAACTACACGTTTATCTAAATTGATCCTTACGGAGGGATTTAATTTGGATAAGCGTGTTTTGTCGTCTAATCGTGATATTTGGGGACGAAAGAGGGCTTTCTTATCGGATGAGCGCATTAGTATCGAAGGAATGACTTCATTCTTTATTTAGATTCTAAGCAAATCAATGAAAGAAACAAGCAGACCATCCATAGTGATAGGCTGCTTGTTTCTCACACACTATTCCGTGTTGCCTTGATCATAATATACACAACCGTGCTAATTCCACTATAAGCAGCTATGACATAAAGCAGCGTACTCTGCCATGTTTCTTCAACCAATGGAATAAGCATTAGTGAAGAAGCCATTAAGATTAGCCGATATGTTAGATCAGACCTCATAATATCTCTCCTAAATTCACTCGACTGACACCCCATTTTGCTAGATTAGACAGAGCAGGGGCGATTTCGTTATAATGATAATTGCGCACTCCGGCATACGCCTATTTTCAAAAGGGGCTGTATGCTTTTTCGTTTGGTTTTTGGCTTGGCCAAGCAGATGGAAGTGTAGAGAGAAAAGAGCAAGAGTGGAAGAAAGGAAGATCACCCATGACCAAATCCGTACCTGTAGGCGTGTCTGCACGTCATATCCATTTGTCCCAAGAGCATGTCGAGGCGCTTTTCGGCCCCGGCTACGAGCTAACTGAGTTCAAGCCTCTATCTCAGCCCGGCCAATATGCCGCCAATGAAACCGTAGCGGTTAAAGGCGCAAAAGGTTCTTTTCCAAAGGTTCGCATTCTAGGACCAGCCCGCAAAGCGACACAACTGGAAATTTCCCGTACGGATGCCTTCGCAATCGGTGTGAACGCACCAGTGCGCGAGTCTGGCAACATCGCCGGCTCTGCAGGCATTACTATCACCGGCCCTGCCGGAGAGGTGACAATTGAGGAAGGCGTTATCGTCGCGGCACGCCATATCCATTTCCACACAAGCGATGCTGCAAATTGGGGCATCGAGGATCAGCAGCTGCTCAAAGTCCGTGTAGGCGGAGAGCGCGGTGTTGTCTTCGAGAATGTCGTTGCGCGTGTGCATGAGACTTTTGCACTGGACATGCACATCGATACAGACGAAGCCAATGCGGCTGGTGTGAAAAATGGCGATACAGCCGAAGTTATCGGCTAATCTGGAGTCTCATTAATAAGCGAACGACGCTTAGAAGTTCGGTACGGCTGCCCTTGTCGGGGCAGTCGTTTTTATATCCAAGCAATGGTATAATAAGGACTTGGAATTAAAGAAATCGGCGTAAGCCGCATCGATCTATATACAGAATGAGACAGGAGCGAATTCGCAATGGCAGAACAGCATACCGCGAAGCCAACAGCAGACGGCACGCACGCGAGCATTCACAATCATGGTCCTAATTGTCCGGTAGAAGTATTTGATACGCGTGAATTACTCGTCCGCGATGATATTATGGAGAAAGCCCGTGAGCTTGCTGGACTTATCTACTCCTCCGATGAGGTGCAGCAATTCCGCAAAGCGGAGATTCAGATCAAGGGCAATGATCGAGTGCAGACGCTGATGGCAGGTCTGAAAAAGAAGCAAAAAGAGCTTGTCGCTTTTGAACAGACTTTTAAAAACGCTACCATGGTACAGAAAATAGAAGGCGAAATGGATTCACTCCAAAACGAGTTGGACGAAATTCCGATTGTTGGCCAGTTCCAGCAAAGCCAGACGGACATCAATTATTTGCTGCAAATGGTCGTATCCATTATTCAGGACACGGTTGCGGAAAAAATTACGCTCGACGGAGTTCGGCCGGAAGATCCGGAAAGCTGCGACGAGTAGAGTTATGGGACTGTCTGAATAATTCAATGGGAGAGGAGCAATTACATCATGAGATCATTCGTATACCATAACCCAACGAGACTTTATTTTGGTGCAGAGCAGTTGCAGAATCTTACGAAGGAAGCGGACAAGCTCGGCAAAAATGTGTTACTCGTGTACGGCGGCGGCAGCATTAAGCGTAGCGGCCTGTATGATGAAGTGCTAAAGACGCTTGGAGAGGCTGGCTGTACCGTTACGGAGCTTGCTGGAGTAGAGCCTAACCCGCGGCTGTCTACGGTC
This window contains:
- a CDS encoding ribonucrease Y → MSPIWWILIVLVVGAISFGIGYFVRKSIAEAKISSAEQAAVQIVEQAKKEADALKKETVLEAKDEIHKLRSEADKDIRERRNENQRLERRLLQKEESLDKKLEALERKEELVANKEKRIEETQEQIDSIYRQQQSELERISGLTTEDAKTIIFTNVEQEVRHETAQMIKELEQRAKEEADKKARDIISLAIQRCAADHVAETTVSVVTLPNEEMKGRIIGREGRNIRALETLTGIDLIIDDTPEAVILSGFDPIRREIARTALEKLVADGRIHPARIEEMVEKSRREVDERIREYGEQATFEVGVHAIHPDLIKILGRLKYRTSYGQNVLKHSMEVAYLTGLMAAELGEDITLAKRAGLLHDIGKALDHEVEGSHVEIGVELARKYKEHPVVINSIASHHGDCEATSVIAMLVGAADALSAARPGARRETLETYIKRLEKLEAISESFEGVEKSYAIQAGREVRVMVQPEKVDDTEAFRLARDITKKIEGELDYPGHIKVTVIRETRAIEYAK
- a CDS encoding membrane dipeptidase, producing MTNASTRSGKIADFHCDVLSKLLYSPELNPLDSNANPSDNSLDVTLDRQVAGNYMLQAYAVYLTESKPKTIYPLLRSIDLFREKILSCPEYEMVRSKSDLERALSQGKIAALLTLEGADGLEGDWALLRIVYGLGVRILGLTWNYANWAADGVLEPRQGGLTAKGRELVRISKELGLLLDVSHLTDTAFWELVELTERPLIASHSNARAICPHHRNLTDDQIRALIALDGRIGLTYVPYFVTDRKEAYVEDLLPHIEHICTLGGENHLMLGSDFDGIELHVNGLRHAGEVGNLREMIVSAYGTSFAEKLLNENALRFLTKNLPE
- a CDS encoding 2-oxoglutarate ferredoxin oxidoreductase subunit alpha; translation: MISQLSWKIGGQQGEGVESTDRIFSTALNRLGYYLYGYRHFSSRIKGGHTNNKIRISTQPIRAISDDLDILVAFDQESIDLNAPELRPGGVVVADAKFKPVLPEGSDARLFAVPITAIAEELGTSLMKNMVASGASWALLGLPIEVFNQAVEEEFGRKGPAIVEKNVEAVKRGAEFVLEQAGGPLEEFALEPADGKQKMFMIGNEAIGLGTVAAGCRLMSAYPITPASEIMEYLIKKLPKLGGTVVQTEDEIAAVTMAIGANYAGVRTMTASAGPGLSLMMEAIGLAGMTEQPLVIVDTQRGGPSTGLPTKQEQSDLNAMVYGTHGEIPKVVIAPASIEDCFYDTIEAFNIAEEYQVPVIIMTDLQLSLGKQSCEKLDYDRIEIRRGKLQRELPELEPNVLFKRYELTEDGVSPRSIPGDKGGLHHVTGVEHDETGRPSENALNRKQMMDKRLGKLNSLLIPEAIRVDVPNEKPEVLIIGMGSTGGTIDEARVRLEQDGMTTGHIQVRQIHPFPTESLKPYLNAAETVIVLENNATAQLASQIKLHCGYADKIRSLLKYDGNPFLPSEVYEASKEMSKVGHI
- a CDS encoding putative phosphotransacetylase, with the protein product MTKSVPVGVSARHIHLSQEHVEALFGPGYELTEFKPLSQPGQYAANETVAVKGAKGSFPKVRILGPARKATQLEISRTDAFAIGVNAPVRESGNIAGSAGITITGPAGEVTIEEGVIVAARHIHFHTSDAANWGIEDQQLLKVRVGGERGVVFENVVARVHETFALDMHIDTDEANAAGVKNGDTAEVIG
- a CDS encoding Cell fate regulator YmcA, YheA/YmcA/DUF963 family (controls sporulation, competence, biofilm development) — its product is MAEQHTAKPTADGTHASIHNHGPNCPVEVFDTRELLVRDDIMEKARELAGLIYSSDEVQQFRKAEIQIKGNDRVQTLMAGLKKKQKELVAFEQTFKNATMVQKIEGEMDSLQNELDEIPIVGQFQQSQTDINYLLQMVVSIIQDTVAEKITLDGVRPEDPESCDE
- a CDS encoding stage V sporulation protein S is translated as MEVLKVSAKSNPNSVAGALAGVLRERGAAELQAIGAGALNQAIKAVAIARGFVAPSGVDLICIPAFTDIVIDGENRTAIKLIVEPR
- a CDS encoding 2-oxoglutarate ferredoxin oxidoreductase subunit beta, translated to MATFKEFRNNVKPNWCPGCGDFSIQAAIQRAAANVGLEPEQLAVISGIGCSGRISGYINAYGLHGIHGRALPIAQGVKLANRELTVIASGGDGDGFAIGMGHTVHAIRRNVNVTYIVMDNQIYGLTKGQTSPRSAEGFKTKSTPEGSIESVLSPLEIALSAGATFIAQSFSSDLKQLTALIEAGIKHEGFSLINVFSPCVTFNKVNTYDWFKENIVNLDGEAGEGYDPSNRLAAMTKVMETNGLVTGLIYQDTKRRSYENLISGFQEQGLANQDIKLSREEFEKLAADFV